The Podarcis raffonei isolate rPodRaf1 chromosome 2, rPodRaf1.pri, whole genome shotgun sequence genome window below encodes:
- the DCTN2 gene encoding dynactin subunit 2, translating to MADPKYADLPGIARNEPDVYETSDLPEDDQAEFDAEELTSTSVEHIIVNPNAAYDKFKDKRVGTKGLDFSDRISKTKRTGYESGDYEMLGEGLGVKETPQQKYQRLLHEVQELTAEVEKIKSTMKESAAEEKLTPVALAKQVASLKQQLVSTHLEKLLGPDAAINLTDPDGALAKRLLIQLETAKSTKVPPASGKSPAKTAAGPGNMVTYELHSRPEQDKFSQAAKIAELEKRLAELEATVRCEQDVQNPLSVGVQGASLMQTVEILQAKVSSLDMATLDQVEARLQSVLGKVNEIAKHKATVEDADTQSKVHQLYETVQRWSPLASSLPEVVQRLVAVRQLHEQAMQFGQLLTHLDTTQQMISNSLKDNASLLTQVQKTMKENLATVEDNFATINARVQKLAK from the exons GAGGAGCTAACTAGCACCAGTGTGGAACATATCATAGTCAACCCCAATGCAGCTTATGACAAATTTAAGGACAAGCGAGTGGGCACTAAAGGACTAG ATTTCTCTGATCGTATTAGCAAAACCAAGAGAACTGGCTATGAGTCTGGAGACTATGAAATG ctagGGGAAGGCCTTGGTGTGAAGGAGACTCCCCAGCAGAAATACCAGCGTCTGCTGCATGAAGTTCAGGAGCTGACTGCCGAAGTAGAGAAGATCAAG AGCACCATGAAGGAGTCGGCTGCCGAGGAGAAACTGACACCAGTTGCCCTTGCTAAGCAGGTGGCCAGCCTGAAACAACAACTTGTCTCCACCCACCTGGAGAAACTGCTGGGACCAGATGCAGCCATCAACTTAACAGATCCTGATGGTGCTCTAGCCAA GCGTTTGCTCATTCAACTGGAAACAGCCAAGAGTACTAAGGTGCCCCCTGCAAGTGGGAAGAGCCCAGCGAAAACTGCGGCTGGACCAGGAAACATGGTGACTTATGAACTGCACTCCCGGCCTGAGCAGGACAAATTCTCTCAGGCTGCCAAG ATTGCAGAATTGGAGAAGCGGTTGGCTGAGCTGGAAGCGACGGTTCGCTGTGAGCAGGATGTCCAG aaTCCTCTGTCTGTCGGAGTGCAAGGAGCTAGTCTTATG CAAACTGTAGAGATCCTGCAGGCCAAAGTCAGCTCCTTGGACATGGCAACCCTGGACCAGGTGGAGGCAAGGCTACAG AGCGTCTTGGGAAAAGTGAATGAGATTGCCAAGCACAAGGCCACCGTGGAGGATGCAGACACCCAAAGCAAG GTGCACCAGCTCTATGAGACTGTGCAGCGCTGGAGCCCTCTGGCCAGCTCCCTCCCTGAGGTGGTGCAGCGCCTGGTTGCTGTGCGGCAGTTGCATGAACAAG CCATGCAGTTTGGGCAGCTCTTGACTCATTTAGACACTACCCAACAGATGATTTCTAATTCATTGAAGGACAACGCTTCTCTGCTGACACAG GTTCAGAAGACTATGAAGGAGAACCTGGCTACCGTGGAGGACAATTTTGCCACCATTAACGCACGGGTGCAGAAGCTTGCCAAGTGA